From the genome of Gilliamella sp. wkB7, one region includes:
- a CDS encoding response regulator transcription factor has translation MNILLIDDDVELSQMLSEYLTNEGFNIKSVYLGKDAIDEALSGKYRAAILDVMLPDINGIDVLKSIRQHCNMPVIMLTAKGDNIDRVLGLELGADDYIPKPCYPRELLARLRAVLRRFDERTVELVDDKKYHFNGLTLDLPQRLCTWNGQAIDLTSTEFNLLVLLVKNSERVVTKEELSEVGLGRARELYDRSVDVHISNIRQKLFQVAQNDVTIETIRAVGYRIR, from the coding sequence ATAAATATTTTGTTAATTGATGATGATGTCGAATTATCACAAATGCTTAGTGAATATTTAACTAATGAAGGTTTTAATATTAAAAGTGTTTATTTGGGTAAAGATGCTATTGATGAAGCATTATCGGGAAAATATCGTGCTGCAATTCTAGATGTAATGTTACCAGATATTAATGGTATTGACGTTCTTAAAAGTATACGTCAACACTGTAATATGCCTGTTATTATGTTAACAGCTAAAGGTGACAATATCGATCGTGTGTTAGGTTTAGAATTAGGTGCTGATGATTATATCCCTAAACCATGTTATCCTCGTGAACTATTAGCCCGATTACGTGCTGTGTTACGCCGTTTTGATGAACGAACAGTTGAATTGGTAGATGATAAAAAATACCATTTTAATGGTTTGACATTAGATTTACCGCAACGGTTATGTACATGGAATGGACAGGCTATTGACTTAACATCGACTGAATTTAATTTATTAGTCTTATTGGTAAAAAATAGCGAACGTGTGGTTACTAAAGAAGAATTATCTGAAGTTGGACTTGGCCGCGCTCGCGAACTTTATGATCGTAGTGTTGATGTACATATTAGTAATATTCGTCAGAAATTATTTCAAGTTGCCCAAAACGACGTGACAATTGAAACCATTAGAGCTGTAGGTTACCGCATTCGTTAA